In a single window of the Nodularia spumigena CCY9414 genome:
- a CDS encoding MFS transporter: MLTGLFSFNGRYRILHLTWFAFFLSFVVWFNFAPFQTAIKEALSLTEGQVRTIAICNVALTVPARIIIGMVLDKYGPRITYSILLMYAAIPCLAFASAQNFSQLIISRLALSIVGAGFVIGIRMVAEWFPPKEIGIAEGIYGGWGNFGSAAAAFTLPSLAAATALFTVGQLNWRLAIALTGIIAAIYGAIYFFNVEDTPTGKVYQRPSRHGGIEVTTKKSFWLLMLTNIPLVGILAVLAWRISKIGLLSPTQLFIVYLLLIGLYLFQAYKCWDVNQELMTGKKQYAAKDRYQFSQVAILELTYFVNFGSELAVVSMLPAFFESTFSLSKVLAGMIAASYAFMNLFARPGGGWVSDTVGSRKWTMTILTGGMGLTYLIMSSVSSNWWLPIAIILTMSCSFFVQAGEGSTYAIVPLVKRRITGQIAGNVGAYGNVGAVAYLTLYSLLPAGDVGNQIFFQTLGVTALIVTFLCAFLLKEPQGSFAEHHEGDEPELIVEEFPAFTED, translated from the coding sequence ATGCTGACAGGATTATTTTCCTTCAACGGTCGCTACCGCATCTTGCATCTGACTTGGTTTGCATTCTTTTTATCATTCGTGGTTTGGTTTAACTTTGCCCCGTTTCAAACAGCCATCAAAGAAGCACTGAGCTTAACAGAAGGACAAGTTAGAACCATCGCTATTTGTAATGTGGCTTTAACTGTGCCAGCCCGGATTATTATTGGTATGGTTTTAGATAAGTATGGTCCACGGATTACTTACTCAATCTTGCTGATGTATGCGGCTATTCCCTGTCTGGCCTTTGCTTCAGCCCAAAACTTCAGCCAGTTGATTATCAGTCGCTTGGCGCTCAGTATAGTCGGTGCTGGGTTTGTAATTGGGATTCGCATGGTTGCTGAATGGTTCCCCCCCAAAGAAATTGGGATTGCAGAGGGAATTTATGGAGGTTGGGGTAATTTTGGTTCCGCAGCTGCGGCGTTTACTTTACCTTCACTAGCGGCGGCGACGGCTTTGTTCACTGTTGGTCAACTTAATTGGCGACTGGCGATCGCATTAACTGGGATAATAGCTGCTATCTATGGAGCTATCTATTTTTTCAACGTTGAAGATACTCCCACTGGCAAAGTTTATCAACGTCCTTCCCGTCACGGCGGCATAGAAGTTACTACCAAGAAAAGCTTTTGGCTGCTGATGTTAACCAATATTCCCTTAGTGGGCATCTTAGCCGTATTAGCTTGGCGCATCTCTAAAATTGGTTTACTTTCTCCAACACAGTTATTTATTGTCTACCTTTTGTTAATTGGTCTGTACCTCTTCCAAGCCTATAAATGCTGGGATGTAAATCAAGAATTAATGACCGGTAAAAAACAATATGCTGCTAAAGACCGTTATCAGTTTTCGCAAGTAGCAATTTTAGAACTAACTTATTTTGTCAACTTTGGTTCAGAGTTAGCTGTTGTTTCCATGCTACCAGCATTTTTTGAATCAACTTTCAGCCTCAGTAAAGTATTAGCAGGAATGATTGCTGCTAGTTACGCATTCATGAACTTATTTGCGCGTCCCGGCGGCGGTTGGGTTTCAGATACAGTCGGTAGTCGTAAATGGACAATGACCATACTCACTGGTGGTATGGGTCTTACTTATTTAATCATGAGTAGTGTCAGTAGTAATTGGTGGTTACCCATAGCAATTATACTGACTATGAGTTGTTCATTCTTCGTTCAAGCTGGGGAAGGTTCTACTTATGCCATTGTGCCTTTAGTAAAGCGGCGAATTACTGGTCAAATTGCTGGGAACGTCGGCGCATACGGCAATGTTGGCGCTGTGGCTTACCTGACCTTATACAGTCTTTTACCAGCAGGTGATGTTGGGAACCAAATCTTTTTTCAGACTCTTGGTGTTACCGCGTTGATTGTAACTTTCCTTTGTGCCTTTTTGCTGAAAGAACCTCAAGGCTCATTTGCTGAACATCATGAAGGTGATGAACCAGAATTGATAGTAGAAGAATTTCCTGCTTTTACGGAGGATTAA
- a CDS encoding ferredoxin--nitrite reductase, with product MTDTVTTTKTNLNKFEKLKAEKDGLAVKEEIAKFASLGWEAMDVNDRDHRLKWMGVFFRPVTPGKFMMRMRIPNGVLTSHQLRVLASVLQRYGDDGSADITTRQNMQLRGIRLEDLPDIFEKLHSVGLTSIQSGMDNVRNITGNPVAGLDADELFDTRELVQQVQDMLTNKGEGNPEFSNLPRKFNIAIAGGRDNSVHAEINDLAFVPAFQEGSGEWGVGSGEWGVGSGEKPEASVFGFNILVGGFFSAKRCEAAIPLNAWVSPEDVVAVCRAVLEVYRDNGLRANRLKSRLMWLLDEWGVEKFRAEVETRLGKALLPATPKDEIDWEKRDHIGVYKQKQAGLNYVGLNIPVGRLYAQDMFEIASLAEVYGSGEVRLTVEQNIIIPNIPDSRLATFLTEALLEKFAINPDMLTRSLVSCTGAQFCNFALIETKNQALEMAQALQAELTLTRAVRIHWTGCPNSCGQPQVADIGLMGTKARKNGKPVEGVDIYMGGTVGKDAHLGNCVQKGIPCEDLQPVLRDLLIQHFGAELNNS from the coding sequence ATGACAGATACAGTAACTACTACCAAAACTAACCTGAATAAGTTTGAAAAACTCAAGGCCGAGAAAGATGGGCTTGCTGTCAAGGAGGAGATAGCAAAATTTGCCTCTCTCGGCTGGGAAGCAATGGATGTAAACGACCGCGACCATCGCCTCAAGTGGATGGGTGTATTTTTTCGCCCAGTTACCCCAGGTAAGTTTATGATGCGGATGCGGATACCTAACGGTGTTCTTACTAGCCATCAGTTGCGTGTTTTAGCGTCAGTATTACAGCGTTACGGAGATGATGGTAGTGCTGATATTACTACCAGACAGAATATGCAACTGCGGGGTATCAGACTTGAAGATTTACCAGATATCTTTGAGAAATTGCACTCAGTTGGTTTAACCAGCATCCAATCTGGGATGGATAATGTCCGTAATATCACAGGCAACCCTGTAGCTGGTTTAGATGCGGATGAGTTATTTGATACTAGGGAACTGGTGCAGCAAGTTCAAGATATGCTGACCAATAAAGGGGAAGGAAACCCAGAGTTTAGCAACTTACCACGAAAATTTAATATTGCGATCGCCGGAGGTCGTGACAATTCAGTTCACGCAGAAATTAACGATTTAGCCTTTGTTCCAGCCTTTCAAGAGGGGAGTGGGGAATGGGGAGTGGGGAGTGGGGAATGGGGAGTGGGGAGTGGTGAAAAACCAGAAGCATCAGTCTTCGGCTTTAACATCCTTGTCGGGGGTTTTTTCTCAGCTAAACGCTGTGAAGCTGCAATTCCGCTTAATGCTTGGGTGTCTCCAGAGGATGTGGTAGCTGTATGTAGAGCAGTTTTAGAAGTTTATCGTGACAACGGTTTACGGGCTAACCGTCTTAAGTCTCGCTTGATGTGGCTACTTGATGAATGGGGTGTAGAAAAATTTCGTGCTGAAGTAGAAACGCGTTTGGGTAAAGCACTGTTACCCGCAACTCCTAAAGACGAAATTGACTGGGAAAAACGCGACCATATTGGGGTATATAAACAGAAACAAGCAGGATTAAACTACGTAGGTTTAAATATTCCTGTGGGGCGGCTGTATGCTCAAGATATGTTTGAAATTGCCAGTCTAGCAGAGGTTTATGGCAGTGGTGAAGTTCGGTTGACAGTTGAACAGAACATCATTATCCCCAATATTCCTGACTCGCGGTTGGCAACATTTTTAACAGAGGCGCTACTAGAAAAATTTGCCATTAACCCAGATATGTTAACGCGATCGCTTGTTTCTTGTACAGGCGCACAGTTTTGTAACTTTGCCTTAATTGAAACCAAAAACCAAGCCCTGGAAATGGCTCAAGCCTTACAAGCCGAGTTAACCCTGACTCGTGCCGTGCGAATTCACTGGACTGGTTGTCCTAATTCCTGCGGACAGCCTCAAGTTGCAGACATCGGCTTGATGGGAACTAAAGCCCGTAAAAATGGCAAACCTGTAGAAGGCGTAGACATCTATATGGGTGGCACAGTTGGCAAAGACGCGCATCTGGGAAACTGCGTACAAAAAGGCATCCCCTGCGAAGATTTACAACCAGTATTGCGAGATTTACTCATTCAGCACTTCGGAGCAGAACTGAATAATTCCTAA
- a CDS encoding NAD(P)H-quinone oxidoreductase subunit 4, which translates to MMADQFPWLTAIVLLPFIAALVIPVLPDKDGKWVRWYALGVGVADLILMCYAFWHNYDASNASFQLEENYTWMPQLGLNWTVAVDGLSLPFVLLAGLVTTLAIFSAWQVDRRPRLFYFLMLVLYSAQVGVFVAKDLMLFFIMWEVELIPVYLLICIWGGQKRRYAATKFLLYTAAASIFILVAALAMGLYGGGNVTFDLAALGLKNYPLNLELLLYAGLLIAFGVKLAVFPMHTWLPDAHGEASSPVSMILAGVLLKMGGYGLIRLNLGILSDAHIYFAPVLAILGVVNIIYGALNSFAQGNMKRRLAYSSISHMGFVLLGIASFTDLGISGAMLQMISHGLIASVLFFLAGVTYDRTRTMIMDDLGGIGQVMPKVFALFTISAMASLALPGMSGFVGELAVFIGITTSDVYSSAFSIVTVFLAAVGVILTPIYLLNLLRKVFYGSSASVMCDVNNAALENQEDEGTACFGTDCLLPNQTIYSDARPREVFIAACFLVLIIGIGFYPKLAMQMYDVKTVAVNAQVRQSLMTISQTNPHIYAQGFLVPTIPASEAAPVLGVVK; encoded by the coding sequence ATAATGGCAGACCAATTTCCCTGGCTAACCGCGATTGTCCTGCTACCATTCATTGCTGCTCTGGTTATCCCTGTGCTACCCGATAAAGACGGCAAGTGGGTAAGATGGTATGCACTGGGTGTGGGAGTTGCAGACTTAATCTTGATGTGTTACGCCTTTTGGCATAATTACGATGCCAGCAATGCTAGTTTTCAACTGGAAGAAAATTATACGTGGATGCCTCAGTTAGGTCTAAATTGGACAGTGGCTGTGGATGGGTTATCTCTTCCCTTTGTACTTCTAGCCGGACTGGTGACGACACTGGCAATTTTTTCGGCTTGGCAAGTTGACCGCAGACCCCGCCTTTTCTATTTCCTGATGCTGGTGCTGTACTCAGCGCAGGTAGGGGTATTTGTTGCCAAAGACTTGATGCTGTTTTTCATTATGTGGGAAGTAGAGCTAATTCCCGTATACCTACTCATTTGTATTTGGGGTGGGCAGAAGCGACGTTACGCCGCTACCAAATTCTTACTATATACAGCTGCGGCTTCTATATTTATTCTAGTGGCAGCATTGGCAATGGGGCTTTACGGTGGCGGTAATGTCACTTTTGATCTAGCGGCTTTGGGACTGAAGAATTACCCGCTTAATTTAGAATTGCTGCTATATGCAGGATTGCTGATTGCCTTTGGTGTCAAGTTGGCTGTGTTTCCCATGCATACTTGGTTACCTGATGCTCATGGAGAGGCTTCGTCTCCGGTATCGATGATTCTGGCAGGTGTGCTACTAAAGATGGGTGGATACGGACTAATTCGCCTGAATTTGGGAATCCTTTCTGATGCACATATTTACTTTGCACCAGTTCTGGCTATTCTGGGGGTTGTGAATATTATCTATGGTGCGTTGAATTCCTTCGCCCAAGGAAATATGAAGCGTCGCCTGGCTTATTCGTCGATTTCTCACATGGGATTTGTACTACTGGGTATTGCGTCTTTTACTGATTTGGGCATTAGTGGCGCAATGTTACAGATGATTTCTCACGGTTTAATTGCGTCGGTGCTGTTTTTCTTGGCAGGTGTTACCTATGACCGCACTCGCACTATGATCATGGATGATCTGGGCGGTATTGGTCAGGTGATGCCGAAAGTATTCGCATTATTTACAATCAGTGCGATGGCTTCTCTGGCTCTTCCTGGGATGAGTGGCTTTGTGGGCGAACTTGCGGTGTTTATTGGAATAACTACCAGCGATGTCTATAGTTCCGCCTTCTCCATTGTGACGGTCTTCCTGGCCGCAGTAGGAGTTATCCTCACGCCAATTTATCTGCTCAATTTGCTGCGAAAGGTATTTTACGGGAGTAGCGCATCCGTCATGTGTGACGTGAATAATGCCGCGTTAGAGAATCAGGAAGATGAGGGTACAGCTTGTTTTGGTACTGACTGTCTGCTGCCCAACCAAACAATTTATAGTGATGCTAGACCGCGTGAAGTGTTTATTGCTGCCTGTTTTTTAGTGCTGATAATCGGTATTGGGTTTTACCCCAAGCTGGCTATGCAAATGTACGATGTGAAAACTGTGGCGGTAAATGCTCAGGTGCGCCAATCTCTCATGACTATCTCACAAACAAATCCCCACATCTATGCTCAGGGGTTCTTAGTTCCTACTATCCCAGCCTCCGAAGCAGCGCCTGTTTTGGGAGTTGTTAAATGA
- a CDS encoding ubiquinol-cytochrome c reductase iron-sulfur subunit, giving the protein MKRRDFINWVGLGAIASSLPIAIAACSDQTTASEDWQTVGTVAELDKNGQLSVKNLPSVNVLVVGTSKSENLIAVNPTCTHSGCTVAWETKGNKFGCPCHGAEYGSDGQVQRGPATKPLKTYTAKIENNSVLVKQN; this is encoded by the coding sequence ATGAAACGGCGCGATTTTATCAATTGGGTCGGTTTGGGTGCGATAGCTAGTAGTTTACCTATAGCTATCGCAGCTTGTTCTGACCAAACAACTGCATCTGAAGATTGGCAAACTGTGGGGACTGTGGCAGAGTTAGATAAAAATGGTCAATTGTCCGTCAAAAACTTGCCATCTGTCAATGTTTTAGTGGTGGGTACATCGAAAAGCGAAAATCTCATTGCTGTTAACCCTACTTGTACTCACTCAGGTTGTACTGTGGCATGGGAAACTAAAGGCAATAAATTTGGCTGTCCTTGTCATGGTGCAGAATATGGCAGTGATGGTCAGGTGCAAAGAGGCCCGGCGACAAAACCACTCAAAACTTACACAGCGAAGATTGAGAATAATTCAGTTTTAGTTAAGCAAAATTAG
- a CDS encoding HEAT repeat domain-containing protein — MVNNINQLLAQAQAASDAADWSLLTQYLQQLMFSLDSTHPEIVKHRQYLLELALSILEMGDFQQRWDIAKVLKQLGNIAIPPLIDILEDEDAEEDLRWYAVRTLGEFQHPEAIVSLVDLLKTSEHEELKTMAASALGQMGSLAITALTELLAAAETRLLAVRSLAYIRTQETITPLLSVVEDAQPAVRSATLEALSSFHDQRLPPVLLNALEDVAATVRRAAVQGLGFRPDLSTELDLVTRLQPRLSDFNLEVCCAAAIALSRMGTDEAAKHLFQVLISPNTPLKLQLEIIRALIWVETLSGLAYLQQALYETTSEALWQEIITVLGQVQKPELMTPSAEILLDVLNSQHLVTVANPVGAKIKSAIALGLGQLGNNQAVEPLILLLSDANQIVKLNVISALKKLDGEVAYQQLQQLANTSTLTPDLQQGIAIALAEW, encoded by the coding sequence ATGGTGAATAATATCAACCAGCTTTTAGCCCAAGCACAAGCAGCATCCGATGCAGCAGATTGGTCATTGCTGACTCAATATCTCCAACAGTTGATGTTCTCGCTAGATTCTACCCATCCAGAAATAGTTAAACATCGGCAATATCTGCTGGAATTAGCATTGTCGATTTTAGAAATGGGAGATTTTCAGCAACGTTGGGATATTGCCAAAGTGTTGAAGCAATTGGGAAATATTGCCATCCCCCCGTTGATTGATATTCTCGAAGATGAAGATGCTGAAGAAGATTTACGTTGGTATGCTGTTCGGACTTTGGGGGAGTTTCAGCACCCAGAAGCCATAGTCTCTTTAGTGGATTTGCTGAAAACCAGTGAACATGAAGAACTCAAGACTATGGCTGCTTCAGCTTTAGGACAAATGGGGAGTCTGGCGATTACGGCGCTGACTGAACTTCTGGCTGCGGCAGAAACAAGACTTTTAGCAGTGCGATCGCTTGCTTATATTCGCACTCAGGAGACGATTACACCTCTATTAAGTGTTGTTGAAGATGCACAACCAGCAGTCCGCAGCGCCACTCTAGAAGCCCTCAGCAGCTTTCATGACCAACGTCTACCCCCTGTGTTATTAAATGCTTTGGAGGACGTTGCAGCCACAGTCAGACGTGCAGCAGTGCAGGGTTTAGGTTTTCGCCCTGATTTATCTACAGAACTGGATTTAGTGACGAGATTGCAACCCAGATTGTCCGATTTTAATCTTGAAGTTTGTTGTGCGGCGGCGATCGCTCTTTCCCGCATGGGTACTGATGAAGCGGCGAAACATTTATTTCAGGTGTTAATTTCACCCAACACACCACTGAAGCTGCAATTAGAAATTATCCGGGCTTTAATCTGGGTGGAGACTCTATCCGGTTTGGCATATTTACAACAAGCACTCTATGAAACCACATCAGAGGCACTCTGGCAGGAGATTATCACAGTTCTGGGACAAGTGCAAAAGCCGGAGTTAATGACACCATCTGCTGAAATTTTATTGGATGTTTTAAACTCACAGCATCTAGTCACAGTGGCAAATCCTGTTGGGGCTAAAATTAAAAGTGCGATCGCTTTGGGTTTAGGACAATTAGGAAATAACCAAGCTGTTGAACCATTGATTTTATTGCTATCAGATGCTAACCAAATTGTCAAATTAAATGTGATTTCGGCACTCAAAAAACTGGATGGGGAAGTTGCATATCAACAATTACAGCAATTAGCCAATACTTCCACACTCACACCAGATTTGCAACAAGGAATTGCGATCGCTCTGGCTGAATGGTAA
- a CDS encoding ABC transporter substrate-binding protein translates to MPKIYPALGLSIVTLATSLLLGACDNANNTNTTTDTNPGNTTAGNTTDSSQGLKIGYLLPATGDLASIGQQMSGSVPLLVETVNACEGVNGKPVNLVAVDDQTDPRAGAAGMTKLATLDKVAGVVGSFASSVSTAAVSVAVPNQVMMVSPGSTSPVFTEKAQKGDFKGFWARTAPPDTYQALALAQLANQKGFKRVSTVVINNDYGVGFEKAFIEAFEKLGGTVINKDQPVRYDPKAQTFDTEAAAAFAGKPDAVIAVLYAETGSLLLKTAYERGLTEGVQILLTDGVKAPTFPEQVGKGADGKYLLAGALGTVPGSDGKALADFNKLWQEKKGGSPGEYAPQAWDAAALLVLSAQAARENTGVGISNKIREVSNEPGTEVTDVCEGLKLLREGQDINYQGASGNVDVDANGDVVGVYDVWDVAADGKIQVIDKVSPQPQ, encoded by the coding sequence ATGCCAAAAATTTATCCTGCTTTAGGACTGAGTATAGTTACCCTAGCAACAAGTTTGCTTTTGGGAGCTTGCGACAATGCTAATAACACTAATACTACAACCGATACTAATCCGGGGAACACAACCGCAGGGAACACAACCGATAGTAGTCAAGGACTAAAAATTGGTTATTTACTACCAGCAACTGGTGACTTAGCTTCCATTGGACAGCAAATGTCAGGCTCAGTTCCCTTGCTAGTGGAGACTGTTAACGCTTGCGAAGGTGTGAATGGGAAACCAGTCAACCTTGTAGCAGTAGACGACCAAACCGACCCCAGAGCAGGTGCGGCTGGGATGACCAAATTGGCTACTCTGGATAAAGTCGCGGGTGTAGTTGGTTCCTTTGCGAGCAGCGTTTCTACTGCGGCTGTGTCAGTTGCTGTACCAAATCAAGTTATGATGGTTTCTCCTGGTAGTACCAGTCCAGTGTTTACAGAAAAAGCACAAAAAGGAGACTTTAAAGGCTTTTGGGCGCGCACAGCTCCTCCTGATACCTACCAAGCATTAGCATTAGCTCAACTAGCAAATCAAAAGGGCTTCAAGCGAGTTTCCACAGTTGTGATTAATAACGACTATGGGGTGGGATTTGAAAAAGCATTTATAGAAGCTTTTGAAAAATTGGGTGGAACTGTCATTAATAAAGATCAGCCTGTCCGCTATGACCCCAAAGCTCAAACATTTGATACTGAAGCTGCTGCTGCTTTTGCGGGAAAACCAGATGCAGTTATCGCGGTTCTCTATGCTGAAACAGGTAGTCTGCTCCTCAAAACTGCTTACGAGCGAGGTTTGACTGAGGGTGTGCAAATTCTACTCACAGATGGAGTTAAAGCCCCCACTTTTCCTGAGCAAGTAGGTAAAGGCGCTGATGGAAAATATCTCTTAGCTGGGGCGCTGGGTACAGTACCCGGTTCCGATGGTAAAGCATTAGCAGATTTTAACAAACTGTGGCAAGAGAAAAAAGGCGGTTCCCCTGGGGAATACGCTCCCCAAGCTTGGGATGCTGCTGCTTTATTGGTACTCTCCGCACAAGCGGCGCGGGAAAACACAGGGGTGGGGATTTCTAATAAAATCCGTGAGGTTTCCAATGAACCTGGGACAGAAGTGACTGATGTCTGTGAGGGGCTGAAGTTACTTCGAGAGGGTCAAGACATTAACTATCAAGGGGCTAGCGGTAACGTCGATGTTGATGCTAATGGTGACGTTGTAGGTGTCTACGATGTTTGGGATGTAGCCGCCGATGGTAAGATTCAGGTGATTGACAAAGTGAGTCCTCAACCTCAATAG